The following are encoded in a window of Candidatus Microthrix parvicella Bio17-1 genomic DNA:
- a CDS encoding DUF4177 domain-containing protein gives MLWEYKVISATFGGKLETELNTWGAIGWEVVSIAGMGGTVTVTGNKIFVVLKRRSLRHEEAAAVATEYLQTLRNHYGPAVFDQLANKHGNELMMRGARALISSGKQANNPLGVLDQSCALMANGKHSKDDQVIEVVWYSAEGQPFPR, from the coding sequence ATGCTGTGGGAATACAAGGTGATCAGCGCCACCTTCGGTGGCAAGCTTGAAACTGAACTGAACACCTGGGGCGCCATCGGTTGGGAGGTCGTTTCGATCGCTGGAATGGGCGGCACGGTCACCGTGACGGGCAACAAGATCTTTGTTGTGCTCAAGCGTCGCAGCCTGCGACACGAGGAAGCCGCCGCGGTGGCCACCGAATACCTCCAGACGCTTCGAAACCACTACGGCCCGGCCGTCTTCGACCAGCTCGCAAACAAGCACGGTAACGAACTGATGATGCGGGGTGCTCGTGCGCTCATCTCGTCGGGTAAGCAAGCGAACAATCCGCTCGGTGTGCTGGACCAGAGCTGCGCGCTGATGGCGAACGGCAAGCATTCGAAGGACGATCAGGTTATAGAGGTGGTGTGGTACAGCGCAGAGGGTCAGCCTTTTCCTCGCTGA
- a CDS encoding patatin-like phospholipase family protein, with protein MSERPQRIDRTGLDLPRPIAFVMGGGGSLGASQVGMLQALNEHGVTPDMIIGTSAGALNGAFLAADPFGGANQLSHLWPGFSRETFFPGSAWKSVRTLRTSKTYLFPNDELSEFINKHIPANTFEELEVPFVAMATDVDTRLSVALDTGDLRSALLASTAIPVIFPPVERDGRLLYDGGLVANLPIRQALKMNAASLVLLDCNAPGQRDPYPDSMSGVLEWTVRLMLRSQTTADLPYISETLPVLSLPAAPKGTVSPLDFDSSVELMAAAYQASRTFLTNVHVDAPRLYRADPIPPDVDDPTLSTDSDPSEGSTKFDRSSRRSGKGPRKADKGTGAPNRAGDDL; from the coding sequence GTGAGTGAACGACCACAAAGGATCGACCGCACCGGCCTGGACCTGCCCCGTCCCATCGCCTTCGTGATGGGTGGCGGTGGCAGCCTGGGCGCATCCCAGGTAGGCATGCTGCAAGCGCTGAACGAGCACGGCGTGACACCGGACATGATCATCGGCACTTCGGCCGGCGCACTCAACGGCGCCTTCCTGGCCGCCGATCCGTTCGGTGGCGCCAACCAGCTGTCCCACCTGTGGCCGGGTTTCAGCCGCGAGACGTTCTTTCCCGGCTCAGCCTGGAAGTCGGTTCGCACGCTGCGCACCTCGAAGACCTACCTGTTTCCCAACGATGAGCTGAGCGAGTTCATCAACAAACACATTCCGGCCAACACGTTCGAGGAACTTGAAGTGCCGTTTGTGGCCATGGCGACCGATGTGGACACCCGCCTCAGCGTCGCCCTCGATACCGGTGATCTTCGTTCGGCCCTGCTGGCGAGCACGGCGATCCCGGTGATCTTTCCGCCAGTCGAACGCGACGGTCGGCTGTTGTACGACGGCGGGTTGGTCGCCAACCTGCCAATCCGCCAGGCCTTGAAGATGAACGCCGCTTCGCTGGTGTTGTTGGACTGCAACGCCCCCGGCCAACGCGACCCTTACCCCGACAGCATGTCGGGGGTGTTGGAATGGACCGTCCGGCTGATGCTGCGAAGCCAGACGACCGCCGACCTGCCCTACATCTCGGAGACGCTGCCGGTGCTGTCCCTCCCCGCCGCTCCCAAAGGCACCGTTTCACCACTCGACTTCGACTCGTCCGTCGAGCTGATGGCGGCCGCGTACCAGGCCTCCCGGACGTTCCTCACCAACGTTCACGTGGACGCACCCCGGCTCTACCGGGCCGACCCGATACCTCCGGATGTGGACGATCCCACGCTCTCCACCGATTCCGACCCATCCGAGGGTTCCACCAAGTTCGACAGAAGCTCACGCAGGTCCGGCAAGGGTCCCCGCAAAGCCGACAAGGGCACCGGAGCGCCCAACCGGGCGGGCGACGACCTGTGA
- a CDS encoding acyl-CoA carboxylase subunit beta has translation MTIGSQLKSRLDQRSDEALANRAAMEALWQEVAEQLASVPTISGRRYVDRHRKRGKLLVRERIEALLDPTTPFLELSPLAGWGTDDAVGVGVATGIGVIEGVQCAIFGSDMTYKGGSVNPTTLIKLERLFEIARANRLPMVSLSESAGADLPRQADIFIRGGGQFRSLTRLSAEGIPTITAAFGPNTAGGAYTPGMSDYTVFVKERGTAYLGGPPLVKMAIDEDVDEETLGGAEMHSRTSGLSDYLAVDELDALRIIRSIVAHLNWSPLGPGPTEPADEPLYDPAGLIDCARADVRIPFEMREVFARILDGSRFEEHKASYGDKLLCGWGSIHGFPVGLLGNNGILFSEEAKKGAQFIQLCNRTNTPIIFCHNITGFMVGSAAEQGGIIVNGAKLINAVSNSMVPHIDLMVGASYGAGNYGMAGRAYEPRFIFSWPNHRIAVMGPQQLAGVMEIVARNSAAGRGIEIKEEDIAAGKAFLEAQIENESTALYATGRVWDDGIIHPADSRTVLGLALAAVHSTEVTGATEYGVWRH, from the coding sequence ATGACCATCGGATCGCAGTTGAAGAGCCGCCTCGATCAACGCTCCGACGAGGCACTCGCCAACCGGGCCGCAATGGAGGCATTGTGGCAGGAGGTGGCCGAGCAGTTGGCGTCGGTGCCCACGATCAGCGGCCGGCGCTACGTCGACCGACACCGCAAGCGCGGCAAGCTGCTGGTACGCGAACGCATCGAGGCGCTGTTGGACCCAACCACCCCGTTCCTTGAACTGAGCCCGCTGGCCGGGTGGGGCACCGACGATGCGGTCGGGGTGGGCGTGGCCACGGGCATCGGCGTGATTGAGGGCGTCCAGTGCGCCATCTTTGGCTCCGATATGACCTACAAGGGTGGCTCGGTCAATCCGACCACCCTGATCAAGTTGGAACGGCTCTTCGAGATCGCCCGGGCCAACCGCCTGCCGATGGTTTCGCTCAGCGAGTCCGCCGGCGCCGATCTTCCCCGTCAGGCCGACATCTTCATTCGGGGCGGCGGGCAGTTCCGTTCGCTCACCCGCCTCTCCGCCGAAGGCATCCCCACGATCACCGCCGCCTTCGGCCCCAACACCGCCGGTGGCGCCTATACGCCTGGCATGAGTGACTACACCGTGTTCGTCAAGGAGCGGGGCACCGCCTACCTGGGTGGCCCGCCCCTGGTGAAGATGGCAATCGACGAGGACGTCGACGAGGAAACGCTGGGCGGCGCCGAGATGCACAGCCGCACCAGCGGCCTCTCGGATTACCTGGCCGTCGACGAATTGGATGCGCTGCGCATCATCCGGTCGATCGTCGCTCACCTCAACTGGAGCCCCTTGGGCCCAGGCCCAACCGAACCGGCCGACGAGCCGCTCTATGACCCGGCCGGACTCATCGACTGCGCCCGCGCCGACGTGCGGATCCCGTTCGAGATGCGCGAGGTGTTTGCCCGCATACTCGACGGCAGCCGTTTCGAGGAGCACAAGGCAAGCTACGGGGACAAGCTGCTGTGTGGATGGGGTTCGATCCACGGGTTCCCAGTCGGGCTGTTGGGTAACAACGGCATCCTGTTCTCCGAAGAGGCGAAGAAGGGCGCTCAGTTCATCCAACTGTGTAACCGCACCAACACGCCGATCATCTTCTGTCACAACATCACCGGCTTCATGGTGGGCTCGGCCGCCGAGCAGGGCGGCATCATCGTCAACGGCGCCAAGCTGATCAATGCGGTGTCCAACTCGATGGTGCCCCACATCGACCTGATGGTGGGCGCCTCCTACGGCGCCGGCAACTACGGCATGGCCGGTCGGGCCTACGAGCCCCGGTTCATCTTCTCGTGGCCCAACCACCGCATTGCAGTGATGGGTCCCCAGCAACTGGCAGGAGTGATGGAAATCGTCGCCCGCAATTCGGCGGCGGGCAGGGGTATCGAGATCAAGGAGGAGGACATCGCTGCCGGGAAGGCATTCCTCGAAGCCCAGATCGAGAACGAGTCGACCGCGCTCTACGCCACCGGGCGGGTTTGGGACGACGGCATCATCCATCCGGCCGACAGCCGCACCGTGCTGGGGCTGGCCTTGGCAGCGGTGCACTCCACCGAAGTCACCGGCGCCACCGAATACGGAGTGTGGAGGCACTGA
- a CDS encoding patatin-like phospholipase family protein: protein MTTDPPGATLHLPGPVAFVMGGGASLGATQVGMLQALSEHSISPDLIVGTSVGALNGAFLASDPTGGATRLSHIWPTITKQQIFPGSPWQSLRTLRIDKTHLYSNDGLAQFIDEHLPVDNLEDLVVPFTAMATDVDSGAAVELTTGPAKSALLASAALPGFLPAIERDGRLLYDGGLVAKLPIGQALRMGAKSLVLLDCTFPGQPAPRPTNLLQIMEWSVSLTQNSQARAALPFIPADVAVLYLPGPPRARFSSLELDHTTELISGAYSASRGYLRTVQDKPNLLHQHRVPTRPDGSDSGVGSDSEVGSSAVPEEGVVPDGGAVAAERIRSDD, encoded by the coding sequence GTGACCACCGACCCTCCGGGTGCAACGCTGCACCTCCCCGGCCCGGTCGCGTTTGTGATGGGCGGCGGCGCCAGCCTGGGTGCCACCCAGGTGGGCATGTTGCAGGCGCTCTCGGAGCACAGCATCTCGCCCGATCTCATCGTCGGCACCTCGGTCGGCGCGCTCAACGGAGCATTTCTCGCCAGCGATCCGACGGGTGGCGCCACCCGGCTGTCCCACATCTGGCCAACGATCACCAAGCAGCAGATCTTCCCCGGGTCGCCCTGGCAGTCACTTCGTACACTGCGCATCGACAAAACGCACCTGTACTCCAACGACGGGTTGGCCCAGTTCATCGACGAGCACCTTCCCGTCGACAACCTGGAGGACCTGGTGGTGCCGTTCACCGCCATGGCCACCGACGTCGACAGCGGCGCCGCAGTGGAGCTGACCACCGGGCCCGCAAAGTCTGCGTTGTTGGCGAGCGCCGCCCTCCCCGGGTTTCTTCCCGCCATCGAGCGGGACGGGCGACTGCTCTACGACGGCGGGCTGGTTGCCAAGCTGCCGATTGGGCAAGCTCTGAGGATGGGGGCCAAGAGCCTGGTGCTGCTCGATTGCACCTTCCCCGGACAACCGGCGCCCCGGCCAACCAATCTGCTTCAGATCATGGAGTGGTCCGTCTCCCTCACTCAGAACAGCCAGGCCCGCGCAGCGTTGCCCTTCATCCCCGCAGACGTCGCGGTGCTCTACCTACCCGGACCACCCCGGGCAAGGTTCTCCAGCCTGGAACTGGATCACACAACCGAGCTGATCAGCGGCGCCTACTCGGCATCCCGCGGCTACCTCCGCACCGTCCAAGACAAACCAAACCTGCTGCATCAACATCGTGTGCCGACGAGGCCCGACGGCTCCGACAGCGGAGTCGGTTCCGACAGCGAAGTCGGTTCCAGCGCAGTGCCGGAGGAGGGCGTAGTGCCCGATGGAGGCGCGGTAGCGGCGGAGCGCATCCGCAGCGATGACTGA
- a CDS encoding arylsulfotransferase family protein: MHHATRNKARPSRALLAVAIGAAVTIISAACGGGAEDRTTPATTTVPDIPTDARLQSLQVDGGSLQPAFNAQATDYAMACKDGPNKFHLNATATPGATVSVVGAKSGDVQVTPDELIEIIVQKGEGRHRYWIRCLPPDFPKLVVDRPGNPSPGYYLFSPSIHFDSEPPVGYAVILDTFGAPIWYRRTETPTIDVDIEPNGNLSWAPALGFSYGTDPDGAFSEYSLTGTKVRDWATVGTPTDHHELLILDNGNALIGSYRERAGVDVSKLGDGFAQDATVADAVIQEVTAAGKVVWEWDSKDHIGLAETTAQTHGTDIVDEFDDGRSVVDLVHLNSLEIVPDTGDVIVSTRHLDAVFAIRRDPGADDDGDVLWKLGGAPPTNPATADIKLSDDPLNGFILQHDARLTPEGQLTVFDNRSDVVGGPARALKFDLDLNSSSAKLVSSINSPDATASPAMGSYRVQPDGAGVVGWGASKTAVSEFDKSGELLLRVTTPNSDFSYRAIKVDSAALNPADLRAAVGESQKPRGQ, encoded by the coding sequence TTGCACCACGCGACCCGAAACAAGGCCCGGCCCTCCCGAGCGCTGCTCGCGGTGGCAATCGGCGCCGCCGTGACGATCATTTCTGCGGCCTGTGGTGGTGGAGCGGAGGACCGCACCACACCGGCCACGACGACAGTGCCGGACATCCCAACCGATGCCCGCCTTCAATCACTCCAGGTGGACGGCGGAAGCCTTCAACCTGCGTTCAACGCTCAGGCGACCGACTACGCCATGGCGTGCAAGGATGGCCCCAACAAGTTCCACCTCAACGCCACGGCCACCCCGGGTGCGACGGTCAGCGTGGTTGGTGCCAAGTCGGGCGACGTGCAGGTGACACCCGACGAGCTGATTGAGATCATCGTTCAGAAGGGCGAAGGGCGGCATCGGTATTGGATCCGGTGCCTGCCGCCGGACTTTCCCAAACTTGTGGTCGATCGTCCTGGCAACCCGTCTCCGGGCTACTACCTGTTCAGCCCGTCGATTCATTTCGATTCGGAGCCCCCTGTTGGCTACGCCGTCATCCTCGACACCTTCGGTGCCCCAATCTGGTACCGCCGCACGGAAACACCCACGATCGATGTCGACATCGAGCCCAATGGGAACCTGTCGTGGGCGCCGGCCCTCGGATTTTCCTACGGCACCGATCCTGATGGTGCGTTCTCCGAATACTCACTCACCGGCACCAAGGTGAGGGATTGGGCAACGGTTGGAACACCGACCGATCACCATGAGTTGCTGATCCTCGACAACGGGAACGCGCTCATCGGCAGCTACCGGGAACGGGCGGGGGTCGACGTGTCGAAGTTGGGTGACGGGTTCGCACAGGATGCGACCGTGGCCGACGCTGTCATCCAAGAGGTGACCGCGGCCGGCAAGGTGGTGTGGGAGTGGGATTCCAAGGACCACATCGGTCTCGCCGAAACCACGGCTCAAACCCACGGCACCGACATTGTCGACGAGTTCGATGACGGACGGTCGGTCGTCGATCTGGTGCATCTGAACTCTCTCGAAATCGTGCCTGACACCGGAGATGTCATCGTCAGCACCAGGCACCTCGACGCAGTCTTCGCGATCCGGCGCGATCCGGGTGCCGACGACGACGGCGACGTCTTGTGGAAGCTTGGAGGGGCGCCACCAACCAACCCAGCCACCGCCGACATCAAGTTGAGCGACGATCCGCTGAACGGATTTATCCTGCAACACGATGCCCGGCTCACCCCCGAGGGCCAACTCACCGTGTTCGACAATCGTTCCGACGTCGTCGGTGGCCCTGCCCGAGCACTGAAATTCGATCTCGATCTCAACTCGTCGTCAGCCAAGCTGGTGTCGTCAATCAACAGTCCGGACGCCACGGCATCTCCGGCAATGGGCAGCTACCGGGTGCAGCCCGACGGCGCCGGTGTTGTCGGCTGGGGCGCATCGAAGACCGCCGTCTCCGAATTCGATAAATCTGGAGAACTACTCCTCCGGGTCACCACGCCAAACAGCGACTTCAGTTACCGGGCCATCAAAGTGGACAGCGCTGCCCTGAACCCCGCCGACTTGCGAGCCGCTGTCGGCGAATCCCAAAAGCCTCGTGGGCAGTAA
- a CDS encoding alpha/beta fold hydrolase: MSVPVVLVHGFGTSFQLTWVANGWVDLLGDEGREVIGVDLLGHGTAPRPHDESAYDDLGARVVEALPADGQVDAIGFSLGAKTLLKVVAAHPDRFRSLIVAGVGANLFRFDDMSAVVRAVRTSEDGDIPALGYFSGLAQLPGNDREALAACMANGGGRVSADELAAVTCPVLVVLGEYDFVQSADQLIDALVDSRLVTLPRTDHARTPKSFEFIDAALDFLRSQT, translated from the coding sequence ATGTCTGTTCCGGTTGTTCTCGTCCACGGTTTCGGCACATCGTTCCAGCTCACCTGGGTGGCCAACGGCTGGGTCGACCTGCTGGGTGATGAAGGCCGGGAGGTCATCGGAGTGGACCTGTTGGGCCACGGCACCGCACCGAGGCCCCACGACGAATCGGCGTACGACGACCTTGGCGCCCGAGTGGTCGAGGCACTGCCCGCCGATGGGCAGGTGGACGCCATTGGTTTTTCGTTGGGCGCCAAGACGCTGCTCAAAGTGGTGGCCGCCCATCCCGACCGCTTTCGGTCGCTGATCGTGGCCGGCGTGGGAGCCAACCTGTTTCGATTCGACGACATGTCCGCCGTCGTGCGGGCGGTCCGCACGAGTGAAGACGGCGACATCCCCGCCCTCGGGTACTTCTCAGGTTTGGCGCAGCTACCGGGCAACGACCGGGAGGCACTGGCCGCCTGCATGGCCAATGGCGGGGGCCGCGTGAGTGCGGACGAACTGGCGGCGGTGACCTGCCCGGTGCTGGTGGTGCTGGGCGAATACGACTTCGTCCAATCGGCCGATCAGCTGATCGACGCCCTGGTCGACTCACGCCTGGTGACGCTGCCCCGCACCGATCACGCCCGCACCCCCAAGTCGTTCGAGTTCATCGACGCCGCCCTGGACTTCCTCCGCTCCCAGACCTGA
- a CDS encoding nitroreductase family protein — MTDDRPASDSAPDQASLGLLQGLATTRAIRRYTDEPVAEEDLATIVWHATRAPSGSNRQPFRFLILRDGPLATQAKALLGKSFRALWAEKRRRDGYDAGSGATTDTPKARMADTMQHFVDHFESIPVVILACLVRHRDPTPTEGASVYPACQNLLLAARAMGYGGVMTMWHAYVEDELRELLGIPAEVGISATLTLGRPAGRHGPVRRRPIEELVFDDAWDRPAPWAHDPPNTRFTGSGPLRPSAASISEEKADPLRCTTPPL; from the coding sequence ATGACTGACGATCGCCCGGCCTCGGATTCTGCCCCCGATCAGGCTTCGCTTGGTCTCCTCCAGGGTCTGGCCACGACCCGGGCGATCCGCCGCTACACCGACGAGCCAGTGGCCGAGGAGGACCTGGCCACCATCGTGTGGCACGCCACCCGGGCACCGTCGGGAAGCAACCGCCAACCGTTCCGATTCCTGATCCTCCGCGATGGGCCGCTGGCCACCCAGGCCAAAGCGCTGCTGGGCAAGAGCTTTCGCGCCCTGTGGGCCGAGAAGCGGCGCCGGGACGGCTACGACGCCGGCAGCGGCGCCACAACCGACACCCCGAAGGCACGAATGGCCGACACGATGCAGCACTTCGTCGACCACTTCGAGTCCATCCCGGTGGTCATCCTGGCCTGCCTGGTGCGTCACCGCGATCCCACCCCCACGGAGGGAGCCTCGGTGTACCCGGCCTGCCAGAACCTGCTGCTGGCCGCCCGGGCCATGGGCTATGGCGGGGTGATGACGATGTGGCATGCCTACGTCGAGGACGAACTTCGTGAACTGCTCGGTATTCCGGCGGAGGTGGGGATCTCGGCCACGCTCACGCTGGGCCGCCCAGCCGGACGACACGGCCCGGTGCGGCGCCGTCCCATCGAGGAACTGGTCTTCGACGACGCCTGGGACCGGCCAGCACCCTGGGCCCACGACCCACCCAACACGCGGTTCACAGGTTCTGGTCCGCTTCGACCTTCAGCCGCGTCGATCAGCGAGGAAAAGGCTGACCCTCTGCGCTGTACCACACCACCTCTATAA
- a CDS encoding acetyl/propionyl/methylcrotonyl-CoA carboxylase subunit alpha — protein sequence MSTTSSTPVTDPSRTAPPSSVAQIGRLLIANRGEIAVRIAHTATAMGIDTVGVYSDPDADAMHCDAVDVAVALGGASPAESYLRGDAIIQGALDTGCDAVHPGYGFLAENADFARQVEAAGLTWVGPTPEQITLLGDKVAAKRAAVEAGVPTTAIIEASPGKVPGDVAMPVLVKAAAGGGGRGMRVVRNESELADAIEAASREAKSAFGDGTVFIEPYIEHGRHIEVQILGDAHGNVVHLGERECSIQRRNQKVIEESPSAGIDGATRAAVCEGALALARHVGYRGAGTVEFLVGDAAHETDDPTITFLEVNTRLQVEHPVTEAVTGLDLVEWQLRVATGEPLSITQDDVRCDGHAIEVRVVAEDPAAGWLPSTGLVDGFSIDGPSIEVRSSTPMVRTDTGIRAGTEVSADYDSLLAKVIAHAPTRSEAARQLARALRRSNITGVRTNVDTLVAVLGEPDFLAARTPTSYLDGHPEVTEAPGPSGDDRLALLIAATFALEQRDRAANLATGFAPSGFRNLLTQGQRVALFDGDAPCDLEYVLTGDRADLLVGPLPEPDEDGALPADERRRVSVRLIRREPSRTVLEVDGRRQVIHVRLDGDIINASGPFGSATFTVPARFVDHDIEAIGAGPVSPLPGTVLAVHVEAGQQVSDGELLMVVEAMKMEHRITAFGDATVAEVHFVAGDRVDTGDLLVTLDGTD from the coding sequence ATGAGTACCACGTCGAGTACACCCGTTACGGATCCTTCCAGGACAGCTCCACCATCCTCAGTCGCACAGATCGGCCGCCTCCTCATTGCCAACCGCGGCGAGATCGCCGTGCGCATCGCCCACACCGCCACCGCCATGGGCATCGACACTGTTGGTGTGTATTCCGATCCCGACGCAGACGCGATGCATTGCGACGCCGTTGATGTGGCCGTCGCCCTGGGTGGAGCCAGCCCCGCCGAGTCGTACCTGCGCGGCGACGCCATCATTCAGGGGGCGCTCGACACCGGCTGCGATGCCGTCCACCCCGGCTATGGATTTCTGGCCGAGAACGCCGACTTTGCCCGCCAGGTCGAGGCCGCCGGGCTGACCTGGGTGGGCCCCACGCCCGAACAGATCACTCTGCTGGGCGACAAGGTGGCCGCCAAGCGGGCCGCCGTCGAAGCCGGCGTTCCCACTACCGCCATCATCGAAGCGTCACCTGGCAAGGTACCGGGCGATGTCGCCATGCCGGTGCTGGTGAAGGCCGCTGCCGGCGGCGGCGGGCGCGGCATGCGCGTCGTGCGCAACGAATCCGAATTGGCCGATGCAATCGAGGCCGCCTCCCGGGAGGCCAAGTCGGCCTTTGGCGACGGCACGGTGTTCATCGAACCGTACATCGAGCACGGCCGCCACATCGAGGTGCAGATCCTGGGTGACGCCCACGGCAACGTGGTGCACCTGGGCGAGCGGGAGTGCTCCATCCAGCGTCGCAACCAGAAGGTGATCGAGGAGTCACCGTCCGCCGGCATCGACGGTGCCACCCGCGCTGCCGTGTGTGAGGGGGCGCTCGCCCTGGCCCGGCACGTGGGCTACCGGGGTGCGGGCACGGTTGAGTTCCTCGTCGGTGACGCTGCACACGAGACCGATGATCCAACGATCACGTTTCTGGAGGTCAATACCCGGCTCCAGGTGGAGCACCCGGTGACCGAGGCGGTCACCGGGCTGGACCTGGTGGAGTGGCAGTTGCGTGTGGCCACCGGCGAGCCGCTCAGCATCACCCAGGATGACGTCAGGTGTGACGGCCACGCCATCGAGGTGCGCGTGGTCGCCGAGGATCCCGCCGCCGGATGGTTGCCATCCACCGGCCTGGTCGACGGCTTTTCCATCGACGGCCCCTCAATCGAGGTCCGCTCGTCGACGCCCATGGTGCGCACCGACACCGGCATTCGAGCAGGCACCGAGGTGTCCGCCGACTACGACTCGCTGTTGGCCAAGGTGATCGCCCATGCACCCACCCGCAGCGAAGCGGCCCGGCAACTCGCCCGAGCCCTCCGCCGTTCGAACATAACCGGGGTACGCACGAACGTCGACACGCTGGTGGCCGTCCTGGGCGAACCCGACTTTCTGGCTGCCAGAACCCCCACCTCCTACCTCGACGGTCACCCCGAGGTCACCGAGGCACCCGGACCGTCGGGCGACGATCGCCTCGCCCTCCTCATCGCAGCCACGTTCGCCCTGGAGCAGCGCGACCGGGCGGCCAACCTCGCTACCGGATTTGCCCCGTCCGGGTTTCGCAACCTGCTCACTCAGGGCCAACGGGTGGCGCTGTTCGACGGGGACGCTCCCTGTGACCTGGAGTATGTGCTGACCGGCGACCGGGCCGACCTGCTGGTCGGACCTCTGCCCGAACCCGACGAGGACGGCGCGCTGCCGGCCGACGAACGGCGCCGGGTGAGCGTGCGACTGATCCGACGAGAGCCAAGCCGAACGGTGCTGGAGGTGGACGGCCGGCGACAGGTGATCCACGTGAGGCTTGACGGCGACATCATTAATGCCTCCGGGCCATTTGGTTCAGCCACGTTCACCGTGCCGGCCCGTTTCGTCGATCACGACATCGAGGCGATCGGCGCCGGGCCTGTCTCGCCCCTGCCGGGCACGGTGCTGGCCGTGCACGTCGAGGCCGGACAGCAGGTGAGCGACGGCGAACTGCTGATGGTGGTCGAAGCGATGAAGATGGAGCACCGCATCACCGCCTTTGGCGACGCCACCGTGGCAGAGGTGCACTTCGTCGCCGGCGACCGGGTGGACACCGGCGACCTGCTGGTGACCCTCGACGGCACCGACTGA
- a CDS encoding aspartyl/asparaginyl beta-hydroxylase domain-containing protein, with the protein MNGYLDLKPVEQHLAPFTAQWRALREEVTTLNSGWVDHPDRHLTVGGWSIVPVRYFGADDRPASLSAPVLAELVQACPAVITAAYMRLAPGVTLAEHQGNPIGVGRFHLGLVTPAEAWIEVGGDRRTWQPGEWLGFDDTTTHAAGNDALTDRLVLSLDLEHPDVEVSRWARPVRFASRTYYTSVRRFPQLEFLLGRLSPLSTFLKFVHRKSQVAGRFCADTLKSPRGRSTR; encoded by the coding sequence ATGAACGGGTATCTCGACCTCAAGCCTGTCGAGCAGCACCTGGCGCCGTTCACCGCGCAATGGAGGGCACTGCGCGAGGAGGTCACGACCCTGAACAGCGGTTGGGTCGACCACCCGGATCGACACCTGACCGTCGGGGGCTGGAGCATCGTTCCCGTGCGATACTTCGGCGCGGACGACCGGCCGGCGTCGCTGTCGGCGCCGGTCTTGGCAGAACTCGTGCAGGCCTGCCCTGCGGTGATCACCGCTGCCTACATGCGTCTCGCCCCCGGGGTGACCCTGGCCGAGCACCAAGGCAACCCCATCGGTGTGGGACGGTTTCATCTTGGGTTGGTCACGCCTGCTGAAGCGTGGATCGAGGTGGGTGGCGACCGTCGCACGTGGCAGCCCGGCGAGTGGCTGGGGTTCGACGACACCACCACCCACGCCGCCGGAAACGACGCATTGACCGACCGGCTGGTTCTCTCGCTCGACCTGGAACATCCAGACGTCGAGGTGAGCCGTTGGGCCCGCCCCGTGCGCTTTGCGTCGCGCACCTACTACACGTCGGTGCGAAGATTCCCGCAACTCGAATTTCTGCTGGGCAGGCTTTCGCCACTCAGCACGTTCCTAAAGTTTGTGCATCGGAAGAGTCAGGTGGCAGGTCGGTTCTGCGCCGATACCCTCAAGTCGCCACGCGGCCGCAGTACCCGGTAG